The Siansivirga zeaxanthinifaciens CC-SAMT-1 region TTGATGTTTTCAACAGTACCAACAGAGGTACCACCAAATTTTAATACTTTCATACTTTTAAAAATTAAACCTTTAATATTTTACTTAGCAGTTTCATGCATCATCTAAATAAAATAAGATTCTTTGCTATTAATTAGGCCACGAAATTACAATTACTCATCAACTAAAAACTATTTATTAAAAAAATTGTTTATTTTTACACAAATTGTTAAATAATTAACATGAAAACTGTATCAAACTGTGTAGAAGACATTTTAATAACGCAACCTTACCTTGAGGAAGCACTTTCCAGAAACATTATTAATTTTAGTGCTTTAGCTATAGAGCTTACAGAGCCCATTAGTAAAATGCTAAAAAAAGAGGTGAAACCTGGAGCTATTATGATGGCCCTCAGACGTTACAACCCGCCACCTGCATTAACCAATTCTATAAAAATGAAACGTGTTATGCAAAATCTAGGCGATATTACCGTACGTTCCAATTTAACCGATTTTACTGTTAAAAATTCTGAAACCATTATTGATAACCACGTAAAGATTTTAGAACGTATCAATAAGGAATCGAAATTATTTTACACATTCACACGCGGTATTCATGAGAGCAATTTAATTATATCGAGTGTTTTAAAAGATTTTATTTTAGAAAACTTTAAATCTGAAACCATATTAGAGGTTCAGGATGGCTTGTCGGCCATAAGTGTTAATTTACCACAAGACAACTCCAAAATTGCTGGTTTGTACTATCAGTTTTTTAAACGTCTCGCCTGGGAGGGCATCGTATTATACGAAGTTATATCGACTACCAACGAGTTTACAATTTTAGTGGAAGAGGAATATGTAGACAAAGCCTTTACCGCCATTAAGAAAGTTAAAGCTTAATATTCCAATTTTTTTATGATTATAGAACACAAAGGCATCAATATTTTCTTTGAAACCTATGGACATGGAAACCCTATTATCCTGCTTCATGGTTTTTTAGAAAACAGCAGCATGTGGCAACCTTTTATACAACCACTTTCTAAAAACAATCAAGTTATTACTATCGATTTATTAGGTCATGGTAAAACAGGCTGTTTGGGTTACATTCATAGCATGGAACTCATGGCCGAGGTAGTTGAAGTTGTTTTAAATAGTTTAAGAGTTACCAAAGCAACACTTATTGGACATTCAATGGGTGGTTATGTAGCACTCGCTTTCGCGGAAAAACATCCAGACAAACTACATGGCTTATGTTTAATGAATTCGACCGCCCATGCCGATACACCCGAAAAAAAAATAAATAGAGACCGTGCAATTGAAGCCGTTAAACAAAATCATAAAACATTTATTCGTATTGCTATTAATAATTTATTTCGCCCTAAAAACAGATCGCTATTTGCAACCGAAATTAAAGCTGTTATAAATAATGCTTTACAAACCCCACTTCAAGGCATCATTGCCGCATTAGAAGGTATGAAAATACGAAACGATCGCACGCCCATTTTAAATGAAACAACATTTAAAATTATGATGATTGCCAGTAAAAAAGATCCAGTTTTAGATTATAATATGCTTGTTGAACAAATAAAAAACACGCATTGCAAATTAGTTACTTTTCCAGACGGACACATGAGTCATATTGAGAATAAAGATGTTTTCTTACAAGAAATAATGCATTTCATCGATTAATTTTGTTATTTTAACGGTTTTTATGATTTTTTTATTATGTTTACTTAAACAAAACCCCTAGATCATGAAAACAACTACTAACAAACCAGCATTTATTCCAAAAATGTATTGTAACCTATTTGGTCATGTTACAAAGTAACAAAACAAGTTACCTATCATGTTAAAGAATACACATGCAAACATTGTAAAAAGGAATTAACAACCAATAGCAATGGTAACTTAATTGAGCTTACGCCAAAGTTTAAAGAAATTAATGCCATTTTAGAGCGTATTCACAACACTAAAATGTTAAGAATACAAAAGAAACGCTTGCTAGTTGCTTCGTATTAATCGGTTATACTTTTCCAGCCTTGTGCTTTAATTGGTATTTTAGTTTCTGCTCTTGTTACTAAATCGATACCTGCGCTAGCATCTTTCATAAAACCAATAACGGTTAAACTAGGATTTGCTTTAATTTTTGGAAAATCTTTTTGCGATATGGTAAACAAAAGCTCGTAATCTTCGCCACCGTTTAAAGCAATCGTGGTGCTATCTATGTTAAATTCTTCGCAAGCAGCTATAACTTGTGGGTCTAAAGGAATTTTAGCTTCATACAAATCGCAACCTACCTGGCTTTGTTTGCATAAATGAATAATTTCAGAAGATAACCCATCGCTAATATCAATCATAGCAGTAGGTTTCACATCCAAATCTTTTAAAAGCTTAATAATATCTTTTCGAGCTTCAGGTTTTAACTGGCGCTCAATTAAATACGTATAAATTTCTAAATCTGGCTGATTATTTGGGTTAACTTTAAACACTTCTTTTTCGCGTTCTAAAATTTGTAAACCCATATAAGCCGCACCTAAATCGCCGCTTACAACCAGCAAATCATTCGGTTGGGCGCCGCTTCTGTAAACCACATCATCGGCAGCTACTTCGCCAATAGCCGTTACAGAAATAAGCAAACCTTTGTTAGACGAGGTTGTATCGCCTCCAACAACATCAATATTATAAATACTGGCGGCGGTTTCAATACCAGCGTATAAATCTTCTAGAGCTTCTAAAGGAAATCGATTAGAAACAGCTATAGAAATGGTTACTTGCGTAGCAACCGCATTCATAGCGTAAACATCAGATAAATTTACAATAACAGCCTTGTAACCTAAGTGTTTTAAGGGCATGTAACTTAAATCGAAATGCACACCTTCTATCAACAAATCGGTAGTAACAACAACCTGTTTATTTTCAAAATTTAAAACGGCAGCATCATCTCCAATACCTTTAACAGTCGAACTTTTAGTTATTTTAAAATTCTTTGTTAAATGATCAATAAGGCCAAATTCGCCTAAATCGCTCAATTGCGTACGTTGTGGATTTTTATCTTCTATCATACTGCAAAAATAAGAAGCTTATTTTATAAACCGATACATTTTAGTTAATTAAGGATAATTTAATATTTTCTTTTCTTGTTTGAAAAATAAACAATGTAATGCCCATTTAAATTCAATAAAATAAACCTATGAAACTATATACTAATATAATGTTAGGTTATGTGGTAATCCGTGACTTATATTGTATATTTGTACCCTATTTAGACAAAATCTATATAAAGAATTATGATAAAAGTTTCTGAAACAGCTAAGAAAAAAGTCATCGAACTTATGCAAGAAGATGGCTATAACCCTGCTACCGACTATGTGCGAGTGGGTGTTAAAAGCGGTGGTTGTTCTGGACTATCTTACGATTTAAAGTTTGATAAAGAGAATAAAGAAGACGATAAAGTATTTGTCGATAACGATGTTAAAATTATCGTAGACAAGAAAAGTTTCCTATACCTAGTAGGTACTACTTTAGAGTACTCGGGAGGCTTAAACGGAACTGGTTTTGTGTTTAATAATCCGAATGCTAATAGAACCTGTGGTTGTGGCGAAAGCTTTTCGCTTTAAATAAAAATTATGAATAAATATACTGAAGACGATTTAAGGGAAGAACTTAAAACCAAAGAGTACGAATACGGATTTTATACAGACATAGCTTCCGATACGTTTCCTGTTGGTTTAAACGAAGATATTGTTCGTGCTATTTCACTTAAAAAAGAAGAACCCGAATGGATGACCGAATGGCGTTTAGAAGCCTTTCGTGCTTGGGAAAAAATGGTTGAACCCGAATGGGCAAATGTGCATTACACCAAACCAGATTTTCAAGCTATTTCATACTATTCTGCACCAAATAGTAAACCAAAATACAATAGTTTAGACGAAGTAGATCCAGAATTACTAGCCACTTTTGCTAAACTTGGAATTTCTCTAGACGAACAGAAAAAACTTTCTGGCGTTGCTATGGATGTTGTTGTAGACTCAGTGTCTGTTGCAACAACCTTCAAGAAAACACTAGGCGAAAAGGGTATTATTTTTTGTTCTATTTCTGAAGCTTTAAGAGAGCACCCCGAATTGGTTAGAAAATATATTGGCACCGTTGTACCGCAAAAAGATAATTTTTACGCGGCTTTAAACTCGGCGGTTTTTAGTGATGGTAGTTTCTGCTACATTCCAAAAGGCGTGAAATGCCCCATGGAATTATCAACCTATTTTAGAATAAACCAGGCTGGAACCGGACAATTCGAAAGAACATTAGTAATCGCCGATGAAGGTAGTTATGTAAGTTATTTAGAAGGCTGTACCGCTCCTAGCCGCGACGAAAATCAATTACACGCTGCCGTGGTAGAGTTAATTGCTCTAGATAATGCCGAAATAAAATACTCGACAGTACAAAACTGGTTCCCAGGAAATGCCGAAGGCAAAGGTGGAGTTTACAACTTTGTAACCAAGCGTGGTTTATGCGAGAAAAACGCTAAAATATCTTGGACACAAGTAGAAACTGGTAGTGCTGTAACCTGGAAATATCCATCCTGTGTTTTAAAAGGCGATAATTCGGTGGGCGAATTTTACTCGATTGCAGTAACTAATAACTTCCAACAAGCCGACACAGGAACCAAAATGATTCATTTAGGAAAAAACACGAAATCGACTATCATTTCTAAAGGAATCTCGGCCGGAAAATCGCAAAACAGTTACCGCGGTTTGGTAAAAATTAGTCCGAATGCAGACAACGCCCGTAACTTCTCGCAATGCGACAGTTTACTTATGGGTAACGAATGTGGTGCACACACCTTTCCATATATAGAAGCAAAAAACAAAACAGCTAAAATAGAACACGAAGCAACAACCAGTAAAATTGGCGAAGACCAAATTTTCTATTGCAACCAACGGGGTATCGATACAGAAAAAGCCATTGCTTTAATTGTAAACGGTTTTAGTAAAGATGTTTTAAACAAGCTTCCCATGGAATTTGCTGTAGAAGCACAAAAACTTCTGGAAATAAGTTTAGAAGGCTCGGTAGGATAAAAAAATAAAAGTAGAACAAAAAGAATTTAATGGTATTAACCATTTATTTTCAAATCAAATACGTATGTTAAAAATTGAAAATTTACACGCACGTGT contains the following coding sequences:
- a CDS encoding HesB/IscA family protein; this encodes MIKVSETAKKKVIELMQEDGYNPATDYVRVGVKSGGCSGLSYDLKFDKENKEDDKVFVDNDVKIIVDKKSFLYLVGTTLEYSGGLNGTGFVFNNPNANRTCGCGESFSL
- the sufB gene encoding Fe-S cluster assembly protein SufB, whose protein sequence is MNKYTEDDLREELKTKEYEYGFYTDIASDTFPVGLNEDIVRAISLKKEEPEWMTEWRLEAFRAWEKMVEPEWANVHYTKPDFQAISYYSAPNSKPKYNSLDEVDPELLATFAKLGISLDEQKKLSGVAMDVVVDSVSVATTFKKTLGEKGIIFCSISEALREHPELVRKYIGTVVPQKDNFYAALNSAVFSDGSFCYIPKGVKCPMELSTYFRINQAGTGQFERTLVIADEGSYVSYLEGCTAPSRDENQLHAAVVELIALDNAEIKYSTVQNWFPGNAEGKGGVYNFVTKRGLCEKNAKISWTQVETGSAVTWKYPSCVLKGDNSVGEFYSIAVTNNFQQADTGTKMIHLGKNTKSTIISKGISAGKSQNSYRGLVKISPNADNARNFSQCDSLLMGNECGAHTFPYIEAKNKTAKIEHEATTSKIGEDQIFYCNQRGIDTEKAIALIVNGFSKDVLNKLPMEFAVEAQKLLEISLEGSVG
- the thiL gene encoding thiamine-phosphate kinase, whose translation is MIEDKNPQRTQLSDLGEFGLIDHLTKNFKITKSSTVKGIGDDAAVLNFENKQVVVTTDLLIEGVHFDLSYMPLKHLGYKAVIVNLSDVYAMNAVATQVTISIAVSNRFPLEALEDLYAGIETAASIYNIDVVGGDTTSSNKGLLISVTAIGEVAADDVVYRSGAQPNDLLVVSGDLGAAYMGLQILEREKEVFKVNPNNQPDLEIYTYLIERQLKPEARKDIIKLLKDLDVKPTAMIDISDGLSSEIIHLCKQSQVGCDLYEAKIPLDPQVIAACEEFNIDSTTIALNGGEDYELLFTISQKDFPKIKANPSLTVIGFMKDASAGIDLVTRAETKIPIKAQGWKSITD
- a CDS encoding alpha/beta fold hydrolase, yielding MIIEHKGINIFFETYGHGNPIILLHGFLENSSMWQPFIQPLSKNNQVITIDLLGHGKTGCLGYIHSMELMAEVVEVVLNSLRVTKATLIGHSMGGYVALAFAEKHPDKLHGLCLMNSTAHADTPEKKINRDRAIEAVKQNHKTFIRIAINNLFRPKNRSLFATEIKAVINNALQTPLQGIIAALEGMKIRNDRTPILNETTFKIMMIASKKDPVLDYNMLVEQIKNTHCKLVTFPDGHMSHIENKDVFLQEIMHFID